TCGTTTCCTTATCCTGGAGAAAGAGCCGCCAGTCCATCTGCGTCAGTCGTGCATTTTGACTGTTCTCAGCCGGATTACTCGCGGCGACCTGAACCGTGAACTCAAGCGGCATCTTACCGTCTGCAATGGCCGCGCTCAGGCGGAGCATATCCGTCGCCCCGAAGTCATCATAACTGTCGACCCCTTGCAGGGAAACGCCCGCAAGCCGTGCATCTGTGACACGGTCGAGCCGGAAGTCAACTTTTCGAAGATTGCTGACCTCACGTAGCGTCTGGCAACCGGACATGAGTACCGCAATCGCGAGGCCGAGACCCGCGATCAGAACTGCAACGGGGATCCGCTGGCGAATATCTTTCATGAAGGGGAGAAATCTCGTATGATGAGAACGCGACGGAATGCGGCCATGCAACGCCATCTTCGATCCGTGCGCACCCGTAAACAGCGTCGGAGTTTCGACGCTTCATCGAATCCACGTGCTGTCAACGTAACGTCTACATGATTGCCAGTGAATTTCGCGGCACATGTTCATTCTGGACGTAGCGACCCTGATCGATTGTCTCTTCGAACACCTTAATGTATGCGCAAGCTTTCTCCCCAGGACATCCCACGCCTTACCCCGTCCGATGCCCGCTCAGCCGACCCTCATCCGATTTCCGTGATCGTACATAACGTGCGATCCATCTACAATGTCGGATCGATGTTTCGCACGGCCGATGCTGCGCGAGTCGAGCATCTTTATCTGACGGGGTACACGGGAACGCCCGACCACAAGAACCTCCACAAAACTGCGCTTGGTGCTCAGGACGTCGTCTCCTGGTCCGCTCACGACGACGTGACGCCGGTCATCAACGACCTTCGAGCTGAGGGATACTCAATCGGCGTGCTCGAAATCACAGACGAACCGCTCCATCCAGCCGAAGCGCCCGCAACTTCGTTTCCGCTCGCTATCATCGTGGGCAACGAAGTGACCGGCGTTGAGGACGACATTGTCTCTCTCGCAGATCTCGCATTCGAACTCCCACAGTACGGAATGAAGCACTCCCTCAACGTCAGTGTGGCGGCTGGAATGGCCTTGTCGCATCTGGTCCGTCGCTTTCGCCACCTCCACGACCTCCAGGACACGCCCGGGAACCGTGCGCTCGAGACGGAACTCCCCGACGTCTGACCCTGCTATGGCTGCCTTTTCGCCGGGACATTCCCCACACCGATCTCGGATAGAGGACGACGATTCAGCCGCCGTGGATTTTTTACTCTATCCGATGCAGACCATACACTTGCGGGAACTCCCCGGCGCGTCTGTCCGTGCCGCCGACTGAAGCGCTTCCACCTCACCCGTCCGCCCCTCGCTGCCATGAGTACATCTCTCGACGACCGGTCCGATGTGGGTACTGCCCAGGACCTTTCTTTTACGAAGGACTTCGCACCCATCCCCACACAGGAATGGGAAGAAAGAATCCGGTCGGACATGCGTGGAAAACCTCTCCACCGCTTGAACTGGGTGAGCGTAGATGGAATCACATTGCGCCCGTTCTACCGCCAAGACGACCTGCGTGACTTCGAGCATCTGGCCGACGATCCGGTCGCCCTCGTGCAACCTGCTGCAGACGAAGACGAGGCGTCGGCATCACACCCGTCTGCTGGAAACAAGTGGTCGATTCGTCAGGACATTACCGATGCGGACCCGTCGGACGCTGCTCAACGCATCGCAGCAGCCGTGCAGGGCGGCGCAGACGAGATCGGACTGCCCCTGTTCGCTCCGCCCCTGCTCGACTCGTCCGCGCACATGAACCGCGGCATTCATGTGGCTGGACGCGAGGATCTTTCGATGCTTCTCGACTCCATCGACCTTTCCCAAACAGGCGTTCACCTCGCCGGCGGTCCCGTCGCGGCCGTCCTGCTTCCCGAATTGATGGATCAGGCGACGTCGGATGGTCAACCCAGTGAGCTGCGCGGAAGCGTCGGATTTGATCCGGGTGGCAGCCTCGCGACCGGTTCCATCACGGACCCGACCGTAGCGTTCGGCCTCGCAGCCGAATCTGTCGAGACGGGCATCGAGATGCGGAACATGCGAACCATCATGGTGGACGCCCGGCCGTACCATAACGCCGGCGCATCGGCCGTACAGGAGCTTGCTTTTACCCTTGGAGCGCTCACCGAGACGCTCGATCAGCTCACGGAACGAGGCGTCTCCGCCGACACTGCGGTCGATCGGCTTCACTTCGCCCTCCCGATCGACACCTCATACTTCGTAGAAATCGGGAAACTACGGGCACTCCGCTTCCTCGCGACCCGAGTGGTGAATGCGTTTCTCGATCAAAGCGAATCCAACCGAACCGTCCAGGCAGCGGACCTATTCGTTCAGGCGCACACGTCCCGTCGCACGCAGACGGTGTATGGCGCGTACGTCAACATGCTGCGCGGGACCACCCAGGCTGCATCCGCCATCATCGGCGGGTGCGACGTGCTCACCGTTGCCCCCTTCGACGAGAGCCTGAACGGGCCAAACGATTTCGCAAGCCGTATTGCGAGAAACACCCAGCTCATTCTTCGACACGAGAGCCATCTGGACCAGGTCGCCGATCCGGGGGCCGGCTCGTATTACGTCGAAGCGGTGACAAACGCTATAATCGAGGAGGCCTGGCCGCTCTTTCAGGCTATCGAGAAAGCCGGCGGCATGCTTGAGGCCTTAGCCTCCGGAACGATTGCTGAACAGATCGCCGAGGTTCGAGAGAAGCGGCGTGAACGCGTCGATCAGCGTAAGCACGTTCTCGTGGGAACCACGCATTATCCCGATGTGGACGAGCAGCACCTGTCGGACGTAAACAAGGCGAACCACGCCATTCCGGATGGCCTGGCCTCCGCGCCTGATGAGGGCCATGGACCGGAAGAACACTCACCCAAGGCCGTTCCTGCCGTTTCCGGTGACGATATCCTTGAGCCGATCGTCGAAGCAATGAACAACGGGGCGTCACTCCGCGACGTATCCGCGGCCCTCGCGGCAACGCCTGTCGGTGGTGGTCCGGGCATTCGAGCGCTTCCCTCCATCCGTCTCAGCGAACCGTTCGAACAGCTTCGTCTCCGCGTCGAAGCATACGCCGAGCGAACGGGGCGCACCCCGACGGTCCTTCTGGCGCCCTACGGTCCGGCTGGTGCACGGAGTGCCCGAGCAAACTTTGCCCGTAACTACCTGGGCGTTGCTGGCTTTCGGATCGTTGAGCCCATCTCCTTCGACACTGCAGACGGCGCCGCCTCGGCAGCCATCGACGACGGCGCCGACATCGTCGTCGCCTGCAGTAGCGACGATGCCTATAGCGACTACGTGCCCGCCCTTCGCGAAGCTCTAGATGAGGGCGAGTCACGTTCACTGCTGATCGTTGCCGGTGCCCCGGATGGCGTTTCTGACAACGTGCGACCGGCTGCCGACCACTTCGTCCACCTGAAAGCTCCACTGCTCGACACCCTCCGTTCGATTCTCCGCGATCTGGGCATCGACGCCACCGTGTGACGTACGCATCTGCCCATCCGCTACCCTGTCGCTCTTCCTTACCGCCATGCGCCCTGACTTCACCACCACCGACGCCCCCGTCGCACCCTCTCCGTCGACGGAATCACACCAAAGCAATGGCAGCTCCTGGACGACGCCGGAGAACATCGACGTATCGCCCGCCTACGGCCCCGACGCGCTCGACGACCTCGACCACCTGAACTACGCGGCCGGACTCCCGCCATACCTCCGCGGGCCATACAGCACGATGTACAACTTCCGGCCATGGACCATCCGACAGTACGCCGGCTTCTCGACCGCGGAAGAGTCCAATGCCTTTTATAGAAGAGCGCTCGCGAGCGGCCAGAAAGGACTCTCCGTCGCGTTCGACCTGGCCACACACCGAGGGTACGATTCGGACCACGACCGCGTACGCGGGGATGTGGGTAAGGCGGGCGTCGCCGTCGACACCGTTGAAGACATGAAGACGCTCTTCGACGGCATCCCGCTGGATGAGATGTCCGTCTCCATGACCATGAATGGGGCCGTGCTTCCCGTGATGGCGTTTTACATCGTCGCCGCCGAAGAACAGGGCGTTTCCCACGAGCAGCTCAGCGGCACGATCCAAAACGACATCCTGAAGGAGTTCATGGTGCGGAATACGTACATCTATCCGCCCGAACCCTCGATGCGCATCATCGGCGACATATTCGGCTACTGCAGCCGTGAAATGCCGCGTTTCAACGCAATCAGCGTGAGCGGCTACCACATGCACGAGGCCGGCGCCCCAGCTGACATCGAACTCGCCTATACGCTGGCAGATGGACTCGAGTATCTGCGAACGGGCATCGACGCGGGTCTGGATGTGGACGATTTCGCGCCGCGTGTCTCGTTCTTCTGGGCGATCGGCATGAACCACTTCATGGAGATCGCGAAGATGCGGGCCGGGCGGATGCTGTGGGCGAAGCTCGTCAAGCAGTTTAACCCAGAGAACCCGAAGTCGATGGCTTTGCGCACGCACTGCCAGACATCAGGATACAGCCTCGCGGAGCAGGACCCATTCAACAACGTGGTGCGAACGACCATCGAGGCGTTGGCTGCCGGACTCGGGCACACGCAGTCCTTGCACACGAACGCACTGGACGAGGCGATTGCGCTCCCCAGCGAATTTGCCGCCCGCATCGCACGCAACACGCAGCTCTACCTGCAGGACGAAACAGACATCACACGCGCCATCGACCCCTGGGCCGGGTCGTACTATGTCGAGAAACTGACCGGCGACCTTGCCCGCCGCGCGTGGGCGCTCATCCAAGAGGTCGAAGACGAAGGCGGCATGACGCGCGCCATCGAGCAGGGACTACCAAAGCTCCGCATCGAAGAGGCCGCCGCACGCAAACAGGCCCGCATCGACACCGGTCGCGAGACCGTCGTCGGGGTCAATCGCTTCCAGACCGACGAAGACGAGCCGATCGACACGCTCGAGATCGACAATGAGGAGGTGCGCCGGCAACAGGTTCGCCAGCTGGAGCGCATTCGCGGGGAACGCGATGAGGCCGCCGTCCGCAACGCGCTCAACGCCATTACCGAAGCCGCGGAGACCGGCGACGGAAACCTCCTCGAACGGGCTGTGAACGCCGCCCGGCACCGCGCGACACTCGGAGAGATTTCAGATGCTATGGAAAACGTATTTGGTCGACATACGGCCCAGACGCAGACCGTATCGGGCGTTTACGCCGCAGAAGCAGGAGTAGACGATAGCTTCGAGGAGGCGCGCGACAAGGCCGATCGGTTCGCCGAGGTCGCCGGTCGTCGACCGAGAATCATGGTTGCGAAAATGGGTCAGGACGGACATGATCGCGGAGCGAAGGTGATCGCGACGTCCTTTGCTGACCTCGGCTTCGATGTGGATGTCGGACCACTCTTCCAGACGCCGAAGGAAGCGGCGCGCCAGGCAGTTGAAAATGACGTGCACATCCTGGGCATATCGAGTCTCGCCGGCGGACACAAGACACTCGTGCCCGAGGTGGTCGATGCTCTCCAAGCGTTTGGTCGCGACGACATCCTCGTGATCGTAGGCGGCGTCATCCCCCATCAGGATTACGATTTCCTGTACGATCGCGGCGTGACGGGCGTGTTTGGGCCTGGAACCGTCATCTCTGAGGCTGCCGCACAAATCCTGGACGTTATGATCGCGCGAGAACGCGACGAAACGGTGGCAAATCCACAGTAGCTGGGCGCTCATCGCTCTGCTCAACCGGCTGCCTGCTCTCAGATGCTCGGTTTCATGTGCAGATCCGTGCATGCACAAAGACGCAAACATTGATCGTCTGTCATTTGTCACTCGGCATGACGTAATTTAGGAAAAAGATACGGGCTCTTTTCCCTTATTCTGCTCTCCGATGGCTACCGGTTACAGCGCGTATGTCATTAATGAAACGCGCTACCCCGACCTTTCCGCGTGTCCCTGGGTCGAGCGCATCCTCGTCTCCGCTCTGCTTTTTGAATACGGCGTACCAGATGACGACGCACCACCCGAGGTGCTAGAGCTAACGTATGATTCGGACCTCCTCTTCCCGTCGCTCCGAACGATTGAGGTGCATTCCTCTGACATCGATGACCTGTTTACGAGCGAAGAACGCATCGCCATCTTCGAGGACGGGCGCCCTCTGCCCCCGTCCGTCTGTGACCGAGTGCTCGGACACCTAATTGTCGATTACGCGATCGACACCGAGAAAACCGACGCGTCGACACGCTTTCTGCTTCAAAGCACGCTCTCGTCCGCGGAAGATATCTTCTTCGACCGGCTTCAACAGGCCATTGAGGACGGAGAGGTACGACTCAAATCTGTTCGCGTCGACTCCTTCTACGGTACGCACGTTCTCATCAGTGATAACGCCTCAGAGACACCGTCAATTGACGTCCGTACGTATCCGATGGAGGATTTGCAGGGCCTGATACCCAACTCGCCCTCGACGTCGACAATCGATAAGGAACGAGGACGTACGAGTCGGACATCCGATGCCGTTGAAAGCTCAGAGAACGCGTCACCCGATGCCGTTCGAGAGCAGGCAGCGCGGGACATCGAACAGCTAGAGAAGACCGTCGACGACGATCATGACTTCGGGGCTGGGTACGATTTCCGCCCGGACCATCCCGACGATGACGGGATGGGAATCGACACGCCGGACGAATTCGAGGGCCGTCCGGATGCTGAACATGAGGCGGTCTCCATGACATCGTCGAGCGACTACGTCTTCGGTCCTCTTCGATCAATCGAGGAGGAAATCGGTAGCCCGACGACCTATGTCTTCGGGCCCACACGAAGTTTGGAAGAGGATCTGGGCGGCGGCGTCTCAAAATCGTGGGCGAAGACGCTGGAGGAGGTTGCTTTCAAGGAAGATACGTCGGCATCGTACGCCGATACGTACGACTTTAATACGCAAGATAAATACGACTTCACCCCTCCGGAGTACGATATCACCCCCGAAGACGGTGATGATTCAGACGAGATGGGTGAGGATGTGCCTGAAGACGAGCCCGACAGCTGGTCGACGCGCCCCGCGGTCG
This DNA window, taken from Longibacter salinarum, encodes the following:
- a CDS encoding TrmH family RNA methyltransferase, translating into MRKLSPQDIPRLTPSDARSADPHPISVIVHNVRSIYNVGSMFRTADAARVEHLYLTGYTGTPDHKNLHKTALGAQDVVSWSAHDDVTPVINDLRAEGYSIGVLEITDEPLHPAEAPATSFPLAIIVGNEVTGVEDDIVSLADLAFELPQYGMKHSLNVSVAAGMALSHLVRRFRHLHDLQDTPGNRALETELPDV
- a CDS encoding methylmalonyl-CoA mutase family protein, with protein sequence MSTSLDDRSDVGTAQDLSFTKDFAPIPTQEWEERIRSDMRGKPLHRLNWVSVDGITLRPFYRQDDLRDFEHLADDPVALVQPAADEDEASASHPSAGNKWSIRQDITDADPSDAAQRIAAAVQGGADEIGLPLFAPPLLDSSAHMNRGIHVAGREDLSMLLDSIDLSQTGVHLAGGPVAAVLLPELMDQATSDGQPSELRGSVGFDPGGSLATGSITDPTVAFGLAAESVETGIEMRNMRTIMVDARPYHNAGASAVQELAFTLGALTETLDQLTERGVSADTAVDRLHFALPIDTSYFVEIGKLRALRFLATRVVNAFLDQSESNRTVQAADLFVQAHTSRRTQTVYGAYVNMLRGTTQAASAIIGGCDVLTVAPFDESLNGPNDFASRIARNTQLILRHESHLDQVADPGAGSYYVEAVTNAIIEEAWPLFQAIEKAGGMLEALASGTIAEQIAEVREKRRERVDQRKHVLVGTTHYPDVDEQHLSDVNKANHAIPDGLASAPDEGHGPEEHSPKAVPAVSGDDILEPIVEAMNNGASLRDVSAALAATPVGGGPGIRALPSIRLSEPFEQLRLRVEAYAERTGRTPTVLLAPYGPAGARSARANFARNYLGVAGFRIVEPISFDTADGAASAAIDDGADIVVACSSDDAYSDYVPALREALDEGESRSLLIVAGAPDGVSDNVRPAADHFVHLKAPLLDTLRSILRDLGIDATV
- the scpA gene encoding methylmalonyl-CoA mutase, with product MRPDFTTTDAPVAPSPSTESHQSNGSSWTTPENIDVSPAYGPDALDDLDHLNYAAGLPPYLRGPYSTMYNFRPWTIRQYAGFSTAEESNAFYRRALASGQKGLSVAFDLATHRGYDSDHDRVRGDVGKAGVAVDTVEDMKTLFDGIPLDEMSVSMTMNGAVLPVMAFYIVAAEEQGVSHEQLSGTIQNDILKEFMVRNTYIYPPEPSMRIIGDIFGYCSREMPRFNAISVSGYHMHEAGAPADIELAYTLADGLEYLRTGIDAGLDVDDFAPRVSFFWAIGMNHFMEIAKMRAGRMLWAKLVKQFNPENPKSMALRTHCQTSGYSLAEQDPFNNVVRTTIEALAAGLGHTQSLHTNALDEAIALPSEFAARIARNTQLYLQDETDITRAIDPWAGSYYVEKLTGDLARRAWALIQEVEDEGGMTRAIEQGLPKLRIEEAAARKQARIDTGRETVVGVNRFQTDEDEPIDTLEIDNEEVRRQQVRQLERIRGERDEAAVRNALNAITEAAETGDGNLLERAVNAARHRATLGEISDAMENVFGRHTAQTQTVSGVYAAEAGVDDSFEEARDKADRFAEVAGRRPRIMVAKMGQDGHDRGAKVIATSFADLGFDVDVGPLFQTPKEAARQAVENDVHILGISSLAGGHKTLVPEVVDALQAFGRDDILVIVGGVIPHQDYDFLYDRGVTGVFGPGTVISEAAAQILDVMIARERDETVANPQ